The following are encoded together in the Iodobacter fluviatilis genome:
- a CDS encoding phosphatidylglycerophosphatase A family protein, translating to MNDYPQVPLVRPDWQFLVAHPAHFIAFGFGSGLAKKAPGTFGTLAALPLYAVLIQCFSPLSIAWICLFVFLLGCWASDITGKALGVHDFGGIVIDEIVAMWLVLLFVPLNPLGWLLAFTLFRLFDIFKPWPICWFDQRVPGGVGVMIDDILAAAYAILVLLGIQHFYIL from the coding sequence ATGAATGATTATCCGCAAGTACCGCTGGTTCGCCCTGATTGGCAGTTTTTAGTAGCGCATCCTGCGCATTTTATTGCTTTTGGTTTTGGAAGTGGTTTGGCGAAAAAAGCGCCAGGTACTTTTGGTACGCTTGCAGCATTGCCTTTATATGCAGTATTGATTCAGTGTTTCTCACCACTGAGTATTGCTTGGATCTGCTTATTCGTCTTCCTGCTGGGCTGCTGGGCTAGTGATATCACTGGAAAAGCCTTGGGTGTCCATGACTTTGGTGGCATTGTTATTGATGAAATTGTTGCCATGTGGCTGGTGCTACTGTTTGTGCCACTTAACCCTCTTGGTTGGCTACTCGCTTTTACCTTATTTAGGTTGTTTGATATTTTTAAACCTTGGCCTATTTGTTGGTTCGATCAACGCGTGCCAGGTGGTGTTGGCGTGATGATCGACGATATTCTTGCTGCGGCATACGCCATTTTAGTTTTACTGGGTATCCAGCACTTTTACATTTTGTAA
- the yjgA gene encoding ribosome biogenesis factor YjgA, with protein sequence MARPKHDLPDDDIEYVSKTEMKTEMTALQKLGEKLIPLDKKQLATLKLPERLFDAILAAKKITANGATARQKQFIGKLMRDVDPEPINELLNKLAGLSDRHSAWLHRLERLRASMLTDAKVVENFVTEHPDVDIQQLRQLVRNALKERELQKPAKAFRELFKLIKQYIPEPALPGLEASSDDDAIEDAE encoded by the coding sequence ATGGCAAGACCAAAGCACGACCTCCCTGACGACGATATTGAGTACGTCAGCAAAACAGAAATGAAGACCGAGATGACTGCGTTGCAAAAACTCGGCGAAAAACTCATTCCGCTCGATAAAAAACAACTAGCCACACTAAAACTACCTGAACGCCTATTTGACGCCATCTTGGCGGCAAAGAAAATCACGGCCAATGGCGCAACCGCTAGACAAAAGCAATTTATCGGCAAATTGATGCGCGATGTTGATCCAGAACCCATCAACGAGCTGCTCAATAAATTGGCGGGTCTTTCTGATCGCCATAGCGCGTGGTTGCATCGTTTGGAGCGTTTACGAGCCAGCATGCTGACCGATGCTAAGGTCGTTGAAAACTTCGTTACCGAGCACCCCGACGTTGATATTCAACAGCTTCGCCAGTTAGTACGTAATGCTTTAAAAGAGCGCGAGCTACAAAAACCTGCCAAAGCGTTCCGTGAGTTATTTAAGCTGATTAAGCAATATATTCCAGAGCCAGCACTGCCCGGCCTAGAAGCCAGCTCAGATGATGATGCAATAGAAGACGCAGAATAA
- the aspA gene encoding aspartate ammonia-lyase translates to MQKFRIEHDLLGEKAVPLNAYYGIHTQRAIENFQISQSKISDNPIMVKALAKTKKACALANGEIGSIEPQIAKAIVHACDEIISNNRCLDQFPSDVFQGGAGTSVNMNANEVIANLALELLGHPKGEYQTIHPNDHVNKCQSTNDAYPTAFRVALYEHLLILMQYMENLSSAFMHKSVEFKSVLKMGRTQLQDAVPMSLGQEFHAFSTLINEDVRLIGQIKNLLLEVNLGATAIGTGINAPQNYGPLAVEKLCEVTGHAFKSSEDLIEATSDCGAYVMVSSVLKRTATKLSMICNDLRLLSSGPRAGLKEINLPELQAGSSIMPAKVNPVMPEVVNQVCFKVIGNDLTITLAAEAGQLQLNVMEPVIASSLFESIHLLQNAMLGLKEKCIDGITANIETCRRNVLNSIGIVTFLDPILGHEKCDEIGKICAQTGQTVMEVCLEKKLLNQAQLNDIFSNENLLNPQYLGKCYI, encoded by the coding sequence ATGCAAAAATTTAGAATTGAGCACGATTTATTAGGCGAAAAAGCAGTCCCATTGAATGCCTACTATGGAATCCACACCCAACGCGCAATAGAAAACTTCCAAATATCGCAGAGTAAAATTAGCGATAACCCTATCATGGTCAAAGCACTCGCAAAAACAAAAAAAGCCTGCGCCTTAGCCAATGGTGAAATTGGCAGTATTGAACCCCAAATAGCCAAAGCTATTGTGCATGCCTGCGATGAAATCATTTCAAATAACCGCTGCTTAGATCAATTTCCGAGCGATGTATTTCAAGGTGGTGCAGGCACTTCTGTCAATATGAATGCCAATGAAGTGATTGCCAACTTAGCACTAGAGCTATTGGGCCACCCAAAAGGTGAATACCAAACCATTCACCCCAATGATCACGTTAATAAATGTCAATCAACCAATGATGCCTACCCAACTGCATTTAGAGTTGCACTATATGAACATCTATTGATTTTAATGCAATATATGGAAAACCTTTCCAGCGCATTTATGCATAAATCAGTCGAATTTAAATCTGTACTAAAAATGGGCCGCACCCAGCTGCAAGATGCCGTACCTATGTCACTAGGACAAGAGTTTCACGCCTTTTCCACCTTAATCAACGAAGATGTTCGCTTAATTGGGCAAATCAAAAACCTGCTGCTGGAAGTTAATCTTGGCGCTACCGCTATTGGCACAGGTATCAACGCACCACAGAACTACGGCCCCCTCGCGGTCGAAAAATTATGTGAAGTCACGGGTCATGCATTTAAATCATCGGAAGATTTAATTGAAGCCACCTCGGATTGCGGCGCTTATGTCATGGTTTCTAGCGTACTTAAACGCACAGCCACCAAACTATCCATGATTTGCAATGATTTGCGGCTATTGTCTTCTGGCCCACGTGCAGGGCTTAAAGAAATTAATTTACCTGAATTACAAGCAGGCTCCAGCATTATGCCCGCCAAAGTAAATCCAGTGATGCCGGAAGTGGTTAATCAAGTTTGCTTTAAAGTAATTGGTAATGATCTAACGATTACTTTGGCAGCAGAGGCAGGGCAATTGCAGCTGAATGTAATGGAGCCTGTGATTGCCTCATCACTATTTGAATCCATCCATTTACTACAAAATGCCATGCTCGGATTAAAAGAGAAATGCATTGATGGCATTACCGCTAATATAGAAACATGCCGTAGAAATGTACTTAATAGCATTGGCATTGTCACCTTTCTTGACCCTATTCTAGGCCATGAAAAATGCGATGAAATTGGTAAAATATGCGCGCAAACAGGTCAAACTGTGATGGAAGTTTGCTTGGAGAAAAAGCTACTCAATCAAGCTCAACTCAATGATATCTTCTCAAATGAAAATTTACTTAATCCACAGTATTTAGGTAAATGCTATATATAG
- the pmbA gene encoding metalloprotease PmbA — MSEFSFNQQELCDLATQVLEQAASQGATACDVDVSEGYGQNISVRLGEVETIEYNRDKGVGVTVYLGQQKGHASSSDFSAAAIKDTVKAALAIARFTAADSFAGLPDADRLATSFPDFDLYHPWDLSVEGAIALATECEDAARDVDARISNSEGASVSTGASRFVYANSLGFMGAECSSRYSLSAAVIAEDESGMQRDYWYSSARSYLDLDSAVAVGQRAGERSLRRLGARRVKTGEYPVLFEAPVASGLIGAFVQAVSGSSLYRKSSFLPDSLGTSVFAPCVSIAEDPFLKKGMSSGAFDAEGVATVARDVVSQGVLNGYFLSSYSARKLGMSTTGNAGGSHNLLVASTHTFAQLLAELGTGLFVTELLGHGTNMVTGDYSRGAAGFWVENGVIQYAVEEITIAGNLRDIFKDIVGIGDDSQRWSSRKVGSILVSKMTVAGE, encoded by the coding sequence GTGTCCGAATTTAGTTTTAATCAGCAAGAACTTTGCGATTTAGCCACCCAAGTGCTGGAACAAGCCGCAAGCCAAGGTGCAACAGCCTGCGATGTAGATGTGTCCGAAGGCTATGGCCAAAATATATCCGTGCGCCTTGGCGAAGTAGAAACCATCGAATACAACCGTGATAAAGGCGTTGGCGTCACCGTTTATCTAGGTCAGCAAAAAGGGCACGCCAGCAGCAGTGATTTTTCTGCCGCAGCGATTAAAGATACTGTGAAAGCGGCCTTGGCAATTGCACGCTTTACCGCAGCAGATTCGTTTGCTGGCCTGCCCGATGCAGATCGCTTGGCCACATCTTTCCCTGATTTTGATCTTTACCACCCTTGGGATCTATCGGTTGAAGGGGCGATTGCGTTGGCGACCGAATGCGAAGACGCTGCACGTGATGTGGATGCAAGGATTAGTAATTCGGAAGGCGCATCGGTATCAACGGGCGCTAGCCGCTTTGTGTATGCCAACTCTTTGGGCTTTATGGGGGCTGAATGCAGCTCTCGCTATAGCTTATCGGCGGCGGTGATTGCTGAAGATGAATCCGGCATGCAGCGGGATTACTGGTATAGCTCGGCGCGTTCTTATTTAGATTTGGATTCAGCGGTGGCGGTGGGCCAGCGTGCAGGTGAGCGATCCCTACGCCGCTTAGGTGCGCGCCGCGTTAAAACGGGTGAATATCCTGTGCTATTTGAAGCGCCAGTGGCCTCTGGATTGATTGGTGCTTTTGTACAGGCCGTTAGTGGTAGCAGCCTTTATCGCAAATCTAGTTTTTTACCCGATAGCTTGGGTACAAGCGTGTTTGCGCCTTGTGTCAGCATTGCAGAAGATCCTTTCTTGAAAAAAGGCATGAGTAGTGGGGCTTTTGATGCGGAAGGCGTAGCCACCGTGGCGCGGGATGTGGTGAGCCAAGGTGTGTTAAATGGATATTTTTTATCCAGCTATTCCGCCAGAAAACTAGGAATGAGTACGACTGGCAATGCGGGCGGATCGCATAATCTGCTGGTAGCGTCTACGCATACCTTTGCGCAGCTCTTGGCCGAATTGGGCACGGGCTTGTTTGTTACCGAATTGCTAGGGCACGGCACTAATATGGTGACGGGTGATTATTCGCGCGGCGCGGCAGGTTTTTGGGTAGAAAACGGCGTCATTCAATACGCCGTTGAGGAAATTACCATTGCTGGTAATTTGCGCGACATCTTTAAAGATATTGTAGGGATTGGCGATGATAGCCAGCGGTGGTCTAGCCGCAAAGTGGGCTCGATATTAGTTAGCAAAATGACGGTGGCTGGCGAGTAA
- the mog gene encoding molybdopterin adenylyltransferase: MNTVKIGLVSTSDRASSGVYQDLGIPALTEWLSTALSTPYTLSSRLLSDDQASIEITLKELVDIEGCHLVFTTGGTGPALRDVTPDATLAIADRIMPGFGEQMRQVSLHYVPTAILSRQVGVIRKQCLILNLPGQPKSIKETLEGVKDATGKVIINGVFAAVPYCIQLLEGPYIETHPEVVASFRPKSALKPA, from the coding sequence ATGAATACCGTAAAAATCGGCCTTGTCTCTACCTCAGATCGCGCATCCAGCGGCGTATATCAAGATTTAGGGATTCCTGCACTCACGGAGTGGCTCAGCACCGCCCTCAGCACCCCTTATACCCTTAGCAGCCGCTTATTGAGCGATGACCAAGCCAGCATCGAGATCACACTCAAAGAGCTTGTAGATATTGAGGGCTGCCATTTGGTCTTTACCACCGGTGGCACAGGCCCCGCGTTGCGCGATGTCACTCCTGACGCCACACTCGCCATCGCCGATCGCATCATGCCAGGCTTTGGTGAGCAGATGCGTCAGGTCAGCTTACATTACGTGCCAACCGCTATTCTTAGCCGCCAAGTTGGTGTGATTCGCAAGCAATGCTTGATTTTGAACTTACCTGGACAGCCCAAATCCATTAAAGAAACGCTGGAAGGCGTGAAAGACGCCACTGGCAAAGTCATCATCAACGGCGTTTTTGCCGCCGTGCCTTACTGTATTCAGCTATTGGAAGGCCCATATATTGAAACCCACCCCGAAGTGGTCGCCAGTTTTCGCCCAAAATCGGCGCTAAAGCCTGCTTAA
- a CDS encoding PEP-CTERM sorting domain-containing protein: MSISFMIKSIATALSVLILSNIAQASVYSNTAAQDSSGNLVLIPGLGSDGGSSTATTSFGQHFMAISGTLQNFNFYASEGDRGYISFAIAAWDGQKAVGPALYTRSSFLYDAGSQALGASGLNLSLTAGKEYIAYLSTAAIASPAGNIWMKSANTNGGLSGGFASINSNGANPLSLTQSWVNSATNLNYTATFTTAVPEPETYVLLSLGLIALLAQQRKNFKSIR; this comes from the coding sequence ATGTCTATTTCCTTTATGATAAAAAGCATTGCGACTGCATTGAGTGTATTAATCCTAAGCAATATCGCACAAGCAAGTGTCTATTCAAATACGGCAGCGCAAGACTCTTCAGGCAATTTGGTTCTTATTCCAGGGCTAGGCAGTGATGGTGGTAGCTCAACAGCCACAACGAGCTTTGGCCAGCACTTTATGGCCATAAGTGGAACACTGCAAAATTTTAATTTTTATGCTTCAGAAGGTGACCGTGGCTATATAAGCTTTGCAATTGCCGCATGGGATGGTCAAAAAGCGGTTGGGCCTGCACTTTATACCCGCTCAAGTTTTCTTTATGACGCGGGCTCTCAAGCACTAGGTGCAAGCGGGCTGAATCTATCACTCACAGCAGGCAAGGAATATATCGCCTACTTAAGTACAGCGGCAATAGCATCACCTGCGGGCAACATCTGGATGAAAAGCGCCAACACCAACGGTGGCTTAAGTGGCGGATTTGCCTCCATTAACTCTAACGGTGCAAACCCGCTGTCCCTTACACAGTCATGGGTAAACTCGGCAACAAACCTTAACTACACGGCCACTTTTACCACTGCAGTACCAGAACCTGAAACTTATGTATTACTTAGCCTAGGCTTAATTGCCCTATTAGCTCAGCAGCGTAAAAACTTTAAATCAATACGCTAA
- a CDS encoding HAD family hydrolase, with product MNWHIECTAMLFDMDGTLVDSTPCIEGLWRQWAVRQHLNPDFVMQHVHGCRGIETHLDTAAEVALLLTEDARTLDSTVAITSAAEFLAQRHPRQWAVVTSAPRTMPLAKLAYAGQPTLGHIISADEVSQCKKHRLLSSS from the coding sequence ATGAATTGGCACATCGAATGCACCGCAATGCTGTTCGATATGGACGGTACCCTCGTTGATTCCACGCCTTGTATTGAAGGGCTATGGCGACAATGGGCCGTTCGCCAACATTTAAACCCTGATTTTGTCATGCAGCATGTGCACGGATGCCGTGGCATAGAAACCCACCTCGATACCGCAGCAGAAGTTGCGCTCTTGCTCACAGAAGACGCCCGCACTTTAGATAGCACGGTTGCGATCACCAGCGCGGCAGAATTCTTAGCTCAGCGCCATCCTAGGCAATGGGCCGTCGTCACCTCCGCACCGCGTACAATGCCCTTAGCTAAGCTCGCTTACGCTGGCCAGCCAACACTGGGGCATATCATTTCTGCCGATGAGGTCAGCCAGTGCAAAAAGCACAGACTGCTGTCATCCTCGTGA
- a CDS encoding 5'-methylthioadenosine/adenosylhomocysteine nucleosidase — MTIGIIGAMEPEVAHLIETLENSRKETVAGIDFYSGTLAKQHVVITRSGIGKVAASIATTLLIAKYQPRAVINTGSAGGFVDHLEIGDIVISSEVRHHDVDVTAFGYEIGQMAQQPAAFTPDAGLVAAAHRAVASLGQVKAIEGLICTGDSFICDSTRTAQMLKNFPTMAACEMEAAAIAQVCHQHTLPFVIIRSLSDNANNDSPLDFDQYLIKAGYHSALMVIALLNELDNGHQLQKTQDTAIAQL, encoded by the coding sequence ATGACAATTGGAATTATCGGCGCAATGGAGCCGGAAGTGGCTCATCTGATTGAGACACTCGAAAACAGCCGCAAAGAAACCGTTGCGGGCATCGATTTTTATAGTGGCACCCTCGCCAAGCAACATGTGGTTATCACCCGCTCTGGCATTGGTAAAGTAGCTGCCAGCATCGCCACTACCTTATTAATTGCCAAATATCAGCCCAGAGCCGTTATCAACACCGGCTCTGCAGGTGGTTTTGTCGATCACTTAGAGATTGGCGATATTGTGATTTCTTCTGAAGTGCGCCACCACGATGTAGACGTCACTGCTTTTGGCTATGAGATTGGCCAAATGGCGCAGCAACCGGCTGCCTTTACACCCGATGCAGGCTTAGTTGCCGCAGCGCACCGTGCCGTTGCCAGCCTTGGCCAGGTCAAAGCGATTGAGGGCTTGATTTGCACCGGCGACAGTTTTATTTGTGACAGCACCCGTACTGCGCAAATGCTAAAAAACTTCCCAACCATGGCCGCTTGCGAAATGGAAGCCGCCGCGATTGCTCAAGTTTGCCATCAGCACACACTGCCTTTTGTGATTATTCGCTCGCTATCCGATAACGCGAATAACGATTCACCCCTCGATTTTGATCAATATCTAATTAAAGCCGGTTATCATTCTGCCTTAATGGTGATTGCTTTACTGAATGAGCTGGATAACGGCCATCAGTTGCAAAAAACCCAAGACACTGCCATCGCCCAGCTCTAA
- a CDS encoding alpha/beta hydrolase, whose protein sequence is MSTLPCVEIETTSLPSASVIWLHGLGADGNDFAGIVPDLQLPADLGIRFIFPHAPSMPISCNNGYVMPAWYDILHFDQISRQADVAGVKASVEKIRALIRQENQRGIASERIILAGFSQGGAIAYTAGVLHSEKLAGIVALSTYLPAPELIQAGLANQTTPIFAAHGSADPVVGVNLGEAARDQLQALGFSISWQTWPMQHSVCMPEIHAIGQFITQCLR, encoded by the coding sequence ATGAGCACACTACCTTGCGTAGAAATTGAAACCACCAGTCTGCCCAGCGCCAGCGTTATTTGGCTGCACGGCCTTGGTGCTGACGGTAATGATTTTGCCGGGATTGTTCCGGATCTACAGCTGCCTGCAGATTTAGGCATTCGCTTTATTTTCCCACACGCGCCTAGCATGCCCATTAGCTGCAATAACGGCTATGTGATGCCCGCTTGGTACGATATTTTGCATTTTGATCAAATCAGCCGTCAGGCTGATGTAGCGGGGGTAAAGGCCTCGGTTGAAAAGATCCGTGCGCTTATTCGCCAAGAAAACCAACGCGGCATCGCCAGTGAGCGAATTATTCTGGCAGGATTTTCGCAAGGGGGAGCGATTGCTTACACCGCCGGCGTACTCCATTCAGAAAAACTTGCAGGGATTGTGGCGCTATCAACGTATTTGCCCGCGCCCGAGCTGATTCAAGCCGGTCTTGCCAACCAAACCACACCCATATTTGCCGCACATGGCAGCGCAGATCCTGTCGTAGGAGTAAACCTGGGTGAAGCCGCAAGGGATCAGCTGCAGGCGCTGGGCTTTAGTATCAGTTGGCAAACATGGCCGATGCAACATTCAGTATGCATGCCAGAAATCCACGCGATTGGCCAGTTTATAACGCAGTGCCTGCGCTAA